Proteins from a single region of Betaproteobacteria bacterium:
- a CDS encoding ABC transporter substrate-binding protein encodes MYRRSLAVLSLLTTLAAGAVHAEKRYGPGVTDTEILLGQTMPYSGPVSAYGTYGKAQAAFFRMINEHGGVNGRTIKLLSLDDGYSPPRTVEQIRKLVEQEQVLAIFSSFGTPTNTAIVNYLNLKKVPHLFVTSGAAEFADPKTYPWTMGWRVNYVSEAKVYGRYLLQVRPDAKIAALYQHDDLGKDYLRGLREGLGDRADKMIVAEASFEVTDPTVDSQIVTLKASGADTLFIFSSPKSAAQAIRKTWELGWRPLQFVGNPAASVATVMKPAGLEKSVGIISGAFLKDPTDSHWQNDAGLKEWLDFMKQYYPEGDVTDLYNVYAYATAQTLVQVLKQCGDDLTRENLLRQAANLKNLELPILIPGIRVNTGPHDHSPIEQMQLQRFDGKQWVLFGDIITP; translated from the coding sequence ATGTATCGTCGCAGTCTGGCAGTTCTTAGCCTGCTCACGACACTCGCGGCCGGTGCAGTCCACGCAGAGAAGCGCTACGGGCCGGGCGTCACGGACACTGAAATCCTGCTCGGCCAGACCATGCCCTACAGCGGCCCGGTATCGGCCTACGGAACCTACGGCAAGGCCCAGGCCGCGTTCTTTCGTATGATCAACGAGCATGGCGGCGTTAACGGGCGCACGATCAAACTGCTCAGCCTGGACGACGGCTACAGCCCGCCCCGCACCGTGGAGCAGATTCGCAAGCTGGTAGAACAGGAGCAGGTGTTGGCGATCTTCAGTTCCTTCGGTACCCCCACCAACACCGCGATCGTCAACTATCTGAACCTCAAGAAGGTGCCACATCTGTTCGTCACGTCCGGAGCGGCGGAGTTCGCTGATCCGAAGACCTACCCGTGGACGATGGGCTGGCGCGTCAACTACGTGTCGGAAGCGAAGGTCTACGGCAGGTATTTGCTCCAAGTGCGGCCCGACGCGAAGATCGCGGCGCTGTACCAGCACGACGATTTGGGCAAGGACTACCTGCGCGGCCTGCGCGAAGGGTTGGGCGACCGGGCGGACAAAATGATCGTTGCCGAGGCCTCGTTCGAGGTGACCGATCCCACGGTCGACTCGCAAATTGTCACCCTCAAGGCCTCGGGGGCGGACACCTTATTCATATTCAGCTCGCCGAAGTCGGCGGCGCAGGCCATCCGCAAGACCTGGGAACTGGGTTGGCGCCCATTGCAGTTCGTCGGCAATCCGGCAGCGTCGGTGGCCACGGTGATGAAACCGGCTGGGCTGGAAAAGTCCGTCGGCATCATCAGCGGCGCCTTCCTGAAGGATCCGACCGACAGTCACTGGCAGAACGATGCGGGCCTCAAGGAGTGGTTAGACTTCATGAAGCAGTACTACCCGGAAGGTGACGTGACCGACTTGTACAATGTGTACGCCTACGCCACGGCGCAGACTTTAGTGCAAGTCCTCAAGCAATGCGGTGATGACCTTACGCGCGAGAACCTGTTGCGGCAGGCGGCCAACCTGAAGAACCTGGAGCTGCCCATCCTCATCCCCGGGATTCGGGTCAACACGGGGCCTCACGACCATTCGCCCATCGAGCAGATGCAGTTGCAGCGCTTCGACGGAAAGCAATGGGTGCTGTTCGGGGACATCATCACCCCGTGA
- a CDS encoding adenylate/guanylate cyclase domain-containing protein, giving the protein MTFPSGWDRRNWLTLRFVDAELERSYREADQVQGVWRARTASLLAAVVWVLVALVGPPAIGVAPGPTWLIAGAMTVFLLACAVASRWATTESRRSLIGLGQQVAAAVAVLALTLVTGTFATYAMPGIMLTAVFGFAVTRPPFVGSIGLGIFYCLSFVAVAVTTRLGLELTLQVLVVGTTVVSSSVGAYLLERSQREVFAQSRLVGALHERVDTLLRTYLSPDVAASLINDPERASLGGVEVEVTVLFADLGGYTAFSERKSPAEVIAMLNAAFGAAVPIVLAESGAVVQFMGDAMMAIFNAPKPQPDHALRAARAALAMQRRMAELPLSDERPRFRVGLNSGPAIVGNIGAAQIRNFSAIGDTTNLAARLQTYAHEGSVVISASTYDQIREHAIVRALGTPELKGKSQTVEVYELLGLREAADSGSPPD; this is encoded by the coding sequence GTGACCTTCCCGAGCGGTTGGGATCGGCGAAACTGGCTCACGCTGCGTTTCGTTGACGCGGAGCTCGAGCGATCGTACCGCGAGGCCGACCAGGTCCAGGGGGTTTGGCGGGCGCGAACGGCGAGTCTGCTCGCCGCGGTGGTATGGGTGCTCGTCGCCCTAGTTGGCCCCCCCGCGATCGGGGTCGCGCCCGGCCCGACCTGGCTGATTGCCGGTGCCATGACCGTGTTTCTTCTGGCGTGCGCCGTCGCCAGCCGCTGGGCGACGACGGAGTCTCGACGCAGCCTCATCGGACTCGGGCAGCAAGTGGCGGCTGCCGTGGCGGTCCTGGCGCTGACATTGGTGACGGGGACGTTCGCCACCTACGCGATGCCGGGCATCATGCTCACGGCGGTATTCGGATTCGCGGTGACGCGCCCGCCGTTTGTCGGGTCAATTGGGCTGGGGATCTTCTATTGCCTGAGCTTCGTCGCGGTCGCCGTCACGACGAGGCTCGGATTGGAGCTGACGCTGCAGGTTCTAGTCGTCGGCACTACCGTAGTCAGCTCCTCCGTGGGGGCGTACCTGCTGGAACGCTCGCAGCGCGAGGTGTTCGCGCAGAGCCGGCTCGTCGGTGCGCTGCACGAACGCGTCGATACGTTGCTGCGAACCTACCTTTCTCCCGACGTTGCCGCCTCACTGATCAACGATCCGGAGCGCGCCTCGCTGGGTGGCGTCGAGGTGGAGGTGACGGTTCTGTTCGCCGATCTCGGGGGGTACACGGCATTCTCGGAACGGAAATCACCGGCTGAGGTCATAGCGATGCTCAATGCAGCGTTCGGCGCCGCGGTGCCGATCGTGCTGGCCGAGTCCGGAGCGGTGGTGCAGTTCATGGGCGACGCCATGATGGCCATCTTCAATGCCCCCAAGCCGCAACCCGATCATGCCCTTCGGGCAGCTCGCGCGGCGCTGGCGATGCAGCGAAGGATGGCCGAGCTGCCCTTATCCGACGAGCGACCGCGCTTTCGGGTCGGGCTCAACTCCGGGCCCGCAATCGTTGGCAACATCGGCGCAGCGCAGATCCGGAACTTCTCCGCCATCGGCGACACGACGAACCTCGCCGCGCGATTGCAGACGTATGCCCACGAGGGCAGCGTCGTGATCAGCGCGAGCACCTATGACCAGATACGGGAGCATGCAATCGTGCGCGCCCTCGGCACGCCCGAGCTGAAGGGGAAGTCGCAGACGGTTGAGGTCTACGAGCTCCTTGGCCTACGGGAGGCCGCGGACTCGGGGAGCCCCCCTGACTGA